The Edaphobacter sp. 12200R-103 genome contains a region encoding:
- a CDS encoding response regulator transcription factor, with protein MSEVIRILVVDDHHVVRQGLVALLNIMPGIEIVGQAADGAEAIRLHSDLHPDITLMDLQLPGISGVEAIRRIRQSDSSARFIVLTTFDGDEDIYRALEAGARAYLLKGMTVEELTTAIKAVHAGKTRIAPNIAEKLAERMSGQTLTAREQDVLERIAAGRSNKEIASDLQISEATVKTHINSLLGKLGVGDRTHAATVALQRGIIHLK; from the coding sequence ATGTCCGAAGTCATCCGTATTCTTGTCGTTGACGACCATCACGTAGTCCGCCAAGGCCTCGTCGCTCTGCTCAACATCATGCCCGGGATCGAGATCGTCGGCCAGGCAGCCGATGGCGCCGAAGCCATCCGGCTCCACTCTGATCTTCACCCCGACATCACCCTGATGGACCTGCAGCTCCCCGGCATCTCCGGTGTCGAGGCCATCCGTCGCATCCGGCAGAGCGATTCGTCTGCCAGATTTATCGTCCTTACCACCTTCGACGGGGATGAAGACATCTATCGCGCCCTCGAAGCCGGCGCCAGAGCTTATCTTCTCAAGGGAATGACCGTCGAGGAGCTCACCACGGCCATCAAAGCTGTTCACGCCGGAAAGACTCGCATCGCTCCCAACATCGCTGAAAAACTCGCAGAGCGTATGAGTGGCCAGACCCTCACCGCCCGCGAGCAGGATGTCCTCGAACGCATCGCCGCAGGACGATCCAATAAGGAAATTGCCTCCGACCTTCAGATCTCCGAAGCAACCGTAAAGACCCACATCAATAGCCTGCTCGGCAAACTCGGCGTAGGAGATCGCACCCACGCCGCCACTGTCGCGCTTCAACGTGGCATCATTCACCTTAAATAA
- a CDS encoding uroporphyrinogen-III synthase: MAPASFDGLRILSLESRRATEMAKLIRTFGGEPFVVPAMREISLESNRLALEFVDKLIAGEFDLVIFLTGVGVRTLLKIVDGTGKRETFLEALKKTRVAARGPKPVAALKELAIPIEVVAPEPNTWREMVEAIERKYGEALSEFRVAVQEYGTSNPNLLEALNEKAALVTKIPVYQWALPEDLQPLREVVLGIAGGGVDVVLFTTGVQAVHLFEVAEQIGSAEDLRTGLRSVVVASIGPTTTEVLQEYGVQPDFEPSHPKMGFLVNEAAQLSGKLVEEKKSNRARSMSTRQAGLRVAVSRSVPPEEPAVEKPRSENQTIDFLHEITSRIASADSFHKVLGRIVDFVTTIIPCDSCFIYVLDGEKLTLRSSKNPHADVVDQLGIRLGQGITGWVAEHREPVALASNASEDPRFKLFKNLPEDRFEAMLSTPILCASKVVGVINLQHRHTYQHTTNEVRLLSTIGYLVGAEVERARLENENAQLAGRLEARKAVERAKGILQRDMKVGEEEAYRMMQRESRHRRKSMLEIAEAILLGEEIRKGQVATEQKPASGS, from the coding sequence ATGGCGCCAGCAAGCTTTGATGGATTGAGGATTCTCTCGCTCGAGTCGCGCCGGGCAACTGAGATGGCGAAGCTGATCAGAACGTTTGGGGGCGAGCCATTCGTGGTGCCTGCCATGCGTGAGATCTCGCTGGAGTCGAACCGGCTGGCGCTGGAGTTCGTGGACAAACTGATTGCCGGCGAGTTCGACCTGGTGATTTTTTTGACGGGCGTCGGAGTGCGCACGCTGCTGAAGATCGTCGATGGGACTGGGAAGAGAGAGACATTCCTTGAGGCTCTGAAAAAAACTCGGGTTGCAGCGCGTGGTCCGAAGCCGGTTGCGGCCCTGAAAGAACTGGCCATCCCAATTGAGGTAGTTGCTCCAGAGCCGAACACGTGGCGGGAGATGGTTGAGGCGATCGAGAGGAAGTACGGCGAGGCGTTGTCAGAATTCCGTGTCGCGGTGCAGGAGTATGGGACGTCGAATCCCAATCTGTTAGAGGCTTTGAATGAGAAGGCTGCCCTCGTTACCAAGATTCCGGTATACCAGTGGGCGCTGCCTGAGGACCTGCAGCCGCTGCGCGAAGTCGTACTGGGAATAGCCGGCGGAGGGGTTGATGTGGTGCTGTTTACGACGGGTGTGCAGGCAGTCCATCTGTTCGAGGTGGCGGAGCAGATAGGCTCTGCCGAGGACCTGCGAACCGGGTTGCGGTCGGTCGTGGTGGCTTCAATCGGGCCTACGACGACGGAGGTTCTGCAGGAGTATGGCGTGCAGCCTGATTTTGAGCCTTCCCATCCGAAGATGGGTTTTCTGGTCAATGAAGCTGCGCAGCTGTCGGGCAAACTGGTGGAAGAGAAGAAGAGCAATCGCGCCCGCAGCATGAGCACGCGCCAGGCGGGTCTGCGGGTGGCGGTGTCGCGATCCGTTCCGCCAGAGGAACCGGCCGTAGAGAAGCCGAGATCAGAGAACCAGACGATTGATTTTCTGCATGAGATCACGAGCCGCATTGCATCTGCGGACTCTTTCCACAAGGTTCTGGGAAGAATCGTGGACTTTGTGACAACGATCATTCCCTGCGACTCGTGTTTTATCTATGTGCTCGATGGAGAGAAGCTGACTCTGCGTTCCTCGAAGAATCCGCATGCCGATGTGGTGGACCAACTGGGGATCAGGCTGGGTCAGGGTATTACGGGCTGGGTAGCAGAGCATCGCGAGCCGGTCGCGCTGGCCTCGAATGCTTCGGAGGATCCGCGATTCAAGCTGTTCAAGAACCTGCCCGAGGACCGCTTTGAGGCGATGTTGTCGACTCCGATTCTGTGCGCGAGCAAGGTGGTGGGGGTCATCAATCTGCAGCATCGGCATACGTACCAGCACACCACCAACGAGGTGCGTTTGCTTTCGACGATCGGCTACCTGGTGGGTGCCGAGGTGGAGCGAGCACGTCTGGAGAATGAGAATGCGCAACTGGCAGGCCGGCTGGAGGCGCGCAAGGCTGTCGAGCGCGCGAAGGGAATCCTGCAGCGCGATATGAAGGTGGGCGAAGAAGAGGCCTATCGCATGATGCAGCGCGAGAGTAGGCATCGCCGTAAATCGATGCTGGAGATCGCTGAGGCAATTCTGCTGGGCGAAGAGATTCGCAAGGGGCAGGTGGCGACCGAGCAGAAGCCTGCGTCGGGAAGCTGA
- a CDS encoding slipin family protein, with translation MIDTPVLLVIVIIVLYLISSIKILREYERGVVFRLGRVREHAAGPGIILVFRPLDQLVRVSLRQEAMEVPPQDIITRDNVTLKVNAVITLRVVDPTRAVIEVANYIYQTSQFSQTTLRSVLGEVELDELLAHRDRLNQRIQTIIDGHTAPFGVKVVSVEVKQVDMPESMLRAMAKQAEAERERRAKIIHAEGEFNAAQKLVDAAALMATQPMTLQLRYLQTLTEIGVEKNTTIVFPLPMELMNLLNKTVQTADAAKSTFGQQGGTGFPQAPAPPPASPSPTESIE, from the coding sequence GTGATCGATACGCCCGTCCTTCTCGTCATCGTCATCATCGTCCTTTACCTCATCAGCTCCATCAAGATTCTCCGCGAGTATGAGCGCGGAGTTGTCTTCCGCCTGGGTCGCGTCCGCGAACACGCCGCAGGCCCCGGCATCATCCTTGTCTTCCGGCCGCTCGACCAGCTCGTCCGCGTCTCCCTGCGCCAGGAGGCCATGGAAGTCCCCCCGCAGGACATCATCACGCGCGACAACGTCACTCTCAAGGTGAATGCCGTCATCACCCTGCGCGTCGTCGACCCCACCCGCGCCGTCATCGAGGTCGCCAACTATATCTATCAGACCTCTCAGTTCTCTCAAACCACCCTCCGCTCCGTCCTGGGCGAAGTTGAACTCGACGAGCTTCTTGCCCACCGCGACCGGCTCAACCAGCGCATCCAGACCATCATCGACGGCCACACTGCTCCCTTCGGCGTTAAAGTCGTTTCGGTCGAGGTCAAGCAGGTCGATATGCCCGAATCCATGCTCCGCGCCATGGCCAAGCAGGCCGAAGCCGAGCGCGAGCGCCGCGCCAAAATCATCCACGCGGAAGGCGAATTCAATGCCGCCCAGAAGCTCGTGGACGCCGCCGCCCTCATGGCTACGCAGCCCATGACCCTCCAACTCCGCTATCTCCAGACACTTACCGAGATAGGTGTCGAGAAGAATACGACCATCGTTTTTCCGCTTCCCATGGAACTGATGAACCTGTTGAATAAAACAGTCCAGACCGCGGACGCTGCGAAGAGCACCTTCGGGCAGCAGGGCGGAACCGGCTTTCCGCAGGCTCCTGCACCACCGCCCGCGAGCCCTTCGCCAACTGAATCCATCGAGTAG
- a CDS encoding SPOR domain-containing protein, translating into MNSRYLEDDDLDTDSSGRELSLSPSTLLGIFFLLAIICAIFFGFGYSMGHRSATTAAQAAENGDTAPLKATGDAKPAPGLSNSSASLTPADAAAAQSADESSTSDAAPADTPAPAPRLERTSTSQPAPQLKAAVAVKTPTHAVTTAPAVSRPVAGGATALVQVAAVSHQEDADILASALKRKGYTVAIRHEPNDKLLHIQLGPFANRKEADAMKQRLSSDGYNAIVK; encoded by the coding sequence GTGAACTCTCGCTATCTCGAAGACGACGACCTCGATACCGACTCCAGCGGCCGCGAGCTCTCTCTTAGCCCGTCTACGCTGCTCGGCATCTTCTTTCTGCTGGCCATCATCTGTGCCATTTTCTTTGGCTTCGGTTACAGCATGGGACATCGCTCCGCCACGACAGCGGCTCAGGCCGCGGAGAACGGCGACACCGCTCCCCTCAAGGCCACCGGAGATGCCAAACCGGCTCCTGGACTCTCCAACTCATCAGCCAGTCTCACTCCGGCTGATGCCGCCGCAGCCCAGTCTGCGGACGAAAGCTCAACCAGCGACGCTGCCCCAGCAGATACTCCGGCGCCAGCGCCGCGGCTCGAACGGACCTCTACATCCCAGCCCGCTCCCCAGCTCAAGGCCGCTGTAGCCGTCAAGACACCGACGCACGCAGTCACAACGGCCCCGGCAGTTTCTCGACCCGTTGCAGGCGGTGCCACCGCGCTGGTCCAGGTCGCCGCCGTCTCCCACCAGGAGGACGCCGATATCCTTGCCAGCGCCCTCAAGCGTAAGGGATACACCGTCGCCATCCGCCACGAGCCGAACGACAAACTCCTTCATATCCAGCTCGGCCCGTTTGCCAACCGCAAAGAGGCTGATGCCATGAAGCAGCGACTTTCTTCTGATGGCTACAACGCCATCGTCAAGTAA
- a CDS encoding 1-acyl-sn-glycerol-3-phosphate acyltransferase, translating to MFASLKLLFVYLALGVPAGVFGIPYSLLVGNVRRLYPIAMWIANAGVRAAGVRIEAMGFENIPKGRPCIFMCNHVSNLDPPVVLPILPGQIAVFLKKELMSIPILGYAMRMGKFIPVERGGKRDAAQASVAAATDALRSGLSILVFPEGTRSKDGRLSFFKKGPFFLAMETMAPVVPVAISGTERMMRKGSAAILPGVARVQMLPVIEPKDFENREDLLRAVRARIAAALPEEMKPLEG from the coding sequence ATGTTCGCATCCTTAAAGCTGCTCTTTGTATATCTGGCCCTCGGGGTTCCGGCGGGGGTCTTCGGTATCCCCTATTCGCTTTTGGTGGGGAACGTTCGCCGGTTGTATCCCATCGCGATGTGGATCGCAAACGCCGGGGTGAGAGCAGCCGGTGTCCGGATTGAGGCAATGGGGTTTGAGAACATTCCTAAGGGACGGCCCTGCATCTTCATGTGCAATCACGTCTCGAACCTCGACCCTCCAGTGGTATTGCCGATCCTGCCCGGGCAAATTGCAGTGTTTCTGAAGAAAGAGTTGATGAGTATCCCAATCCTTGGATACGCGATGAGGATGGGTAAATTTATTCCGGTGGAGCGCGGAGGCAAACGCGACGCGGCTCAGGCAAGCGTGGCTGCCGCGACCGATGCGTTGCGGAGTGGTCTTAGCATTCTGGTGTTTCCCGAGGGAACGCGGTCGAAGGATGGCAGACTGTCCTTCTTCAAGAAGGGCCCTTTCTTCCTCGCAATGGAGACGATGGCCCCGGTTGTGCCGGTGGCGATCTCAGGGACGGAACGGATGATGCGCAAGGGAAGCGCAGCGATTCTGCCGGGAGTGGCCCGGGTGCAGATGCTACCGGTGATCGAGCCGAAGGACTTTGAGAACCGCGAGGATCTGCTTCGGGCGGTGCGGGCGAGGATTGCAGCGGCGTTGCCCGAGGAAATGAAGCCGTTGGAAGGATGA
- the acpS gene encoding holo-ACP synthase — protein MIVGIGTDMIEISRIEQSIEQFGDRFLDRVFTPGEISYCRQKKKHSAESFAARFAAKEAAAKALGTGISRGVSWKEIEVQRQPGGPPTLHLTGRAREIAEQLGIASLSLSLTHSRDMALAVAIAEK, from the coding sequence ATGATCGTTGGAATCGGCACCGACATGATCGAGATCAGCCGGATCGAGCAGAGTATCGAGCAGTTCGGTGATCGTTTTCTGGATCGCGTCTTCACTCCGGGGGAGATCTCCTACTGCCGGCAAAAGAAGAAGCACTCCGCCGAAAGCTTCGCCGCGCGCTTCGCTGCTAAAGAGGCCGCAGCCAAGGCCCTGGGGACGGGGATCAGCCGGGGGGTTTCCTGGAAAGAGATCGAGGTTCAGAGGCAGCCGGGAGGCCCTCCGACCCTGCATCTGACCGGGAGGGCGAGGGAGATCGCGGAACAACTAGGGATCGCAAGCCTGTCGCTCAGCCTCACTCACAGCCGCGACATGGCATTGGCAGTCGCAATCGCCGAGAAATAG
- the rplM gene encoding 50S ribosomal protein L13 — translation MSTRIPSAKEIQRKWFVLDASGKTLGRLATQAANVLSGKLNPLYTPYIDTGDHLVIINADKVVLTGLKADQKLYRRYTGFPGGLREESFIDLMKRRPEAVVEQAVKGMLPKSKLGRQMATKLKVYKGDKHPHQAQKPEPLEATA, via the coding sequence ATGTCCACCAGGATTCCGAGCGCAAAAGAGATTCAGCGCAAATGGTTTGTCCTCGATGCCAGCGGTAAGACGCTTGGCCGTCTCGCCACCCAGGCAGCCAACGTGCTGTCGGGCAAGCTTAACCCGCTGTACACGCCCTATATCGATACCGGCGACCACCTCGTCATTATCAACGCCGACAAGGTCGTACTGACCGGTCTGAAGGCAGACCAGAAGCTGTATCGCCGCTATACCGGCTTCCCCGGTGGCCTTCGCGAAGAGTCGTTTATCGACCTGATGAAGCGCCGTCCCGAAGCCGTGGTGGAGCAGGCAGTGAAGGGAATGCTTCCCAAGTCGAAGCTAGGCCGCCAGATGGCAACCAAGCTCAAGGTTTACAAGGGCGACAAGCATCCGCACCAGGCGCAGAAGCCGGAGCCCCTTGAGGCGACCGCCTAG
- the rpsI gene encoding 30S ribosomal protein S9 has translation MADLVQYYGTGRRKSSIARVFLRPGSGNFTVNKKDVDTYFVTAQQRAAAKRSLGIENIGETFDVITTVRGGGVMGQADAVKLGIARALMQFNPELRKALKGEGLVTRDSRAKERKKYGQKGARARFQFSKR, from the coding sequence ATGGCAGATCTCGTCCAATACTATGGCACCGGCCGCCGCAAGAGCTCGATCGCGCGCGTCTTCCTGCGCCCGGGCAGCGGAAATTTCACCGTCAACAAGAAGGACGTTGACACCTACTTCGTAACAGCGCAGCAGCGCGCCGCCGCCAAGCGTTCGCTCGGCATCGAAAACATTGGCGAAACCTTTGACGTCATCACCACCGTTCGCGGTGGCGGCGTGATGGGTCAGGCGGATGCCGTCAAGCTCGGCATCGCCCGCGCCCTGATGCAGTTTAACCCTGAGCTCCGCAAGGCGCTCAAGGGCGAGGGCCTTGTAACCCGTGATTCGCGCGCCAAAGAGCGCAAGAAGTACGGACAGAAGGGTGCTCGCGCACGCTTCCAGTTCTCGAAGCGATAA
- the rpsB gene encoding 30S ribosomal protein S2 has protein sequence MATITMKELLEAGVHFGHQTKRWNPKMKEYIFGERNGIYIIDLQKTLKMFKDASKFVTDLTAQGKLILFVGTKRQAQDAVAEEANRAGMPYINSRWLGGLLTNWVTVQKSVKRLQELDDMSTDGRYELLTKKEVIKLERERKHLSTNLAGIKNMKRLPDALFIIDSNNEAIAVSEARKLGIPVVAVVDTNCDPTVVDYVIPGNDDALRAIRLFTTKIADSAYEGTQMISERAFSEEVADVQQAEVAPEFVGEEGELNEVQASISAADSDEDENVDLAAVLGGNIRKAPAAASADEPDTAIAETGA, from the coding sequence TTGGCTACCATTACGATGAAAGAGCTGCTCGAGGCTGGCGTTCACTTCGGGCATCAGACCAAGCGCTGGAACCCGAAGATGAAGGAGTATATCTTCGGCGAGCGTAACGGAATCTACATTATCGACCTGCAGAAGACGCTGAAGATGTTCAAGGACGCGTCGAAGTTCGTAACCGATCTGACCGCACAGGGCAAGCTGATCCTTTTCGTGGGCACCAAGCGCCAGGCTCAGGATGCCGTAGCCGAAGAGGCCAACCGCGCCGGAATGCCATACATCAATTCGCGCTGGCTCGGCGGTCTGCTAACCAATTGGGTTACGGTGCAGAAGTCGGTCAAGCGCCTGCAGGAACTCGACGATATGTCGACGGACGGGCGCTATGAGCTGCTGACTAAGAAGGAGGTCATCAAGCTCGAGCGTGAGCGGAAACACCTGTCGACCAATCTCGCCGGCATCAAGAACATGAAGCGGCTTCCCGATGCGCTGTTCATCATCGACTCCAACAACGAGGCGATCGCCGTCTCCGAGGCCCGCAAACTGGGCATTCCGGTCGTCGCCGTTGTCGATACGAACTGCGATCCCACGGTGGTCGATTACGTCATCCCCGGCAACGACGACGCTCTGCGCGCCATCCGCCTCTTCACCACCAAGATCGCTGACTCGGCCTACGAAGGTACCCAGATGATCTCTGAGCGCGCCTTCTCTGAGGAAGTTGCCGATGTACAGCAAGCCGAGGTCGCTCCCGAGTTTGTCGGTGAGGAAGGCGAACTGAACGAAGTTCAAGCCTCCATCTCCGCGGCCGACTCCGATGAGGACGAGAACGTTGATCTGGCTGCTGTTCTCGGCGGTAACATTCGCAAGGCGCCCGCTGCTGCCTCAGCCGATGAGCCTGATACGGCTATCGCCGAGACCGGAGCCTAA
- the tsf gene encoding translation elongation factor Ts, with amino-acid sequence MSETAVKIDAKLVKELREKSGAPMGDCLKALQESKGDMEEAFVVLRKRGMASAAKKASRTTNEGSVGTYIHAGGKIGVLVELNCESDFVARTPDFQELLRDIAMHIAAADPRYVRREDVTPEDIEREKEIYRAQAAASGKPANIIEKMLEGKMSKFYEEVCLVDQPFIKDQAQTIAQIISARVAKLGENISVRRFARFKVGDPNWTVATTAVAAATEEASA; translated from the coding sequence ATGTCTGAGACTGCCGTAAAGATCGATGCAAAACTCGTCAAGGAACTCCGTGAAAAGTCCGGCGCGCCGATGGGCGATTGCCTGAAGGCGCTCCAGGAGTCCAAGGGCGATATGGAAGAGGCCTTCGTCGTGCTGCGCAAGCGCGGCATGGCTTCGGCCGCCAAAAAGGCTTCGCGTACCACGAATGAAGGCTCGGTAGGAACCTATATCCACGCCGGCGGCAAAATCGGCGTTCTGGTTGAGCTGAACTGCGAGTCCGACTTCGTGGCCCGCACGCCCGACTTCCAGGAGCTTCTGCGCGACATCGCGATGCACATCGCCGCTGCCGATCCCCGCTACGTCCGCCGCGAGGACGTCACCCCCGAGGACATCGAGCGTGAGAAGGAGATCTATCGCGCCCAGGCTGCTGCCTCCGGCAAGCCTGCCAACATCATTGAGAAAATGCTCGAAGGAAAGATGAGCAAGTTCTACGAAGAGGTCTGCCTCGTCGACCAGCCGTTCATCAAGGACCAGGCCCAGACGATCGCCCAGATTATCTCGGCTCGCGTCGCTAAGCTGGGCGAGAACATCTCTGTCCGGCGCTTCGCCCGCTTCAAGGTTGGCGACCCCAACTGGACGGTGGCCACGACCGCTGTCGCTGCTGCTACGGAAGAGGCGTCAGCGTAG
- a CDS encoding glycoside hydrolase family 28 protein codes for MNLPIWERRTFLKHAGKSLGAASLLASVSGSGLQAQTTVKQGRRVANGTPVSHTSVHLNVKDFGAIGDGKTKDTLAVQQALDRCNVLGGGEVFVPAGDYLTAALVLRSNTTLRLDEQASLLGSPDLADYPLTQVRWEGHWIKGYNGYISAVDATNIAIVGKGKIIGNAAIKGRYNRQTGVRNPALLEFTNCKNIRVEDCYTAQNDMWSIHPVYCENITFRNMTVKGNADGIDVDSCRRVVIEGCDFATGDDCISLKSGRGMEGNTIGVPTEDVKISNCTFRDLHWACIGIGSETSAGIRNVRVDHCRCLSARTFAIYIKSRPGRGAFIEDIYMNDLEVEGAQAGFLRINILNSGLQDKAPVQGDEGIPTIRNFHFSNIRVKDMPMLVDAVSIHPHKPLDGFSLTNVTGTCKKGIELANMNRVVLKNIDVTGYEEPLLSTYHVTGTGLKGAVALPEPKPTAPVPELKEPYVLR; via the coding sequence ATGAATCTCCCCATCTGGGAACGCCGTACGTTTTTGAAGCATGCCGGAAAGAGCCTTGGAGCAGCATCTCTACTTGCATCTGTCTCAGGCTCCGGCCTCCAGGCCCAGACCACGGTGAAGCAGGGCAGACGAGTTGCGAATGGAACGCCGGTCTCGCATACGTCTGTTCATCTCAACGTCAAGGACTTCGGCGCCATTGGGGACGGTAAGACGAAAGACACACTCGCCGTTCAACAGGCTCTCGATCGCTGCAATGTGCTGGGTGGAGGAGAGGTATTTGTTCCCGCAGGCGACTATCTGACAGCCGCCCTTGTCCTCCGGTCCAATACAACCCTTCGGCTTGATGAACAGGCCAGCCTGCTTGGATCCCCCGACCTTGCAGACTATCCATTGACCCAGGTGCGTTGGGAAGGGCATTGGATCAAGGGCTACAACGGATATATCTCTGCAGTCGATGCCACCAATATTGCGATCGTTGGTAAGGGCAAGATCATCGGCAACGCCGCCATCAAGGGGCGCTACAACCGCCAGACAGGAGTCCGTAATCCAGCGCTGCTGGAGTTCACCAACTGTAAAAATATTCGTGTCGAAGACTGTTACACCGCCCAGAACGATATGTGGTCTATCCATCCGGTGTACTGCGAAAACATTACTTTCAGGAACATGACGGTAAAGGGAAATGCCGACGGCATCGACGTTGATTCCTGCCGGCGTGTCGTGATCGAGGGCTGCGACTTTGCCACAGGCGACGACTGCATCTCGCTCAAATCCGGCCGAGGCATGGAGGGCAATACTATCGGAGTTCCGACCGAAGACGTGAAGATCTCCAACTGTACTTTTCGGGATCTGCACTGGGCCTGCATCGGAATTGGAAGCGAAACTTCCGCGGGAATCCGCAATGTTCGCGTCGATCATTGCAGATGCCTGAGCGCACGCACCTTCGCCATCTATATCAAGAGCCGCCCCGGCCGCGGAGCATTCATCGAAGACATCTACATGAACGACCTGGAGGTCGAAGGCGCGCAGGCAGGATTTCTCCGCATCAATATCCTGAACAGCGGCCTGCAGGATAAGGCTCCCGTGCAGGGAGACGAGGGGATCCCCACCATACGCAACTTCCACTTCTCCAACATCAGGGTGAAAGACATGCCCATGCTCGTCGATGCAGTATCCATCCACCCACACAAACCGCTCGACGGGTTCTCGCTGACCAACGTGACGGGAACCTGCAAAAAGGGAATTGAGTTGGCAAATATGAATCGCGTTGTATTGAAAAATATCGATGTGACTGGCTATGAGGAGCCGCTTCTCAGCACGTATCACGTGACTGGAACAGGATTGAAGGGCGCTGTTGCGCTCCCTGAGCCAAAGCCCACCGCCCCAGTACCGGAGTTGAAGGAACCTTACGTTCTCCGTTAG
- a CDS encoding acyltransferase, translated as MANSPAKPKILPLTSARFFAALYVVLYHSALGVPALRNCNGALRRILEMGHISVSFFFMLSGFILAVVYLKDRGSINKRRFLVARFARIYPLYLAAMLLDTPHMLYTQFHILHASIRQVILGFLATATLVQAWVNMRGLNPPGWSLSAEVFFYITFPFIGIALWRMRGWLVLPMSAVFYFGGIYLVTLMVKFGDADEQAFNPFPYLFLFLLGILLARIYTWISQDAVWANRLEAWAPWLLLTSVIGVFAVPVFRLIPSETLLLHGILAPLYGLAILAFASGNLFINRAFSASWLVVLGEASYALYLIHYPIHSILRGSIERYGLPMFAVFLAGTIGLSVASYYLLEIPARRWILKKERVRSLETEVTSAIAQ; from the coding sequence ATGGCGAACTCCCCAGCCAAACCTAAGATTCTTCCGCTGACTTCTGCCCGTTTTTTTGCGGCACTGTATGTCGTGCTCTATCACTCAGCCCTTGGCGTTCCTGCTCTCAGGAACTGCAATGGAGCATTGCGGCGGATTCTTGAGATGGGACATATCAGCGTCAGTTTCTTCTTCATGCTTTCAGGCTTCATTCTGGCGGTTGTTTACCTCAAAGATCGAGGGTCCATTAATAAACGCCGTTTCCTGGTTGCTCGATTTGCTCGTATCTATCCCCTCTACCTGGCAGCCATGTTACTGGATACGCCGCATATGCTTTACACCCAGTTCCATATCCTGCATGCAAGCATCAGGCAGGTCATTCTCGGCTTCCTGGCGACAGCCACACTTGTTCAGGCGTGGGTCAATATGCGAGGACTCAATCCTCCAGGCTGGTCTCTGTCGGCCGAGGTCTTTTTTTATATAACGTTTCCGTTTATTGGCATTGCGCTATGGCGCATGCGCGGCTGGCTGGTGCTGCCCATGTCGGCGGTCTTTTACTTCGGAGGGATTTACCTGGTCACGCTCATGGTGAAATTTGGCGACGCCGATGAGCAGGCATTCAATCCTTTTCCTTACCTCTTCCTGTTTCTACTAGGAATTCTTCTCGCCAGGATATACACGTGGATCTCTCAGGATGCAGTCTGGGCAAATCGGCTGGAGGCCTGGGCTCCCTGGCTTCTCCTCACCTCTGTGATCGGAGTTTTTGCAGTACCCGTGTTCCGCCTGATCCCATCCGAGACGCTTCTGCTGCACGGTATCCTTGCACCGTTATATGGGCTGGCGATTCTCGCGTTTGCAAGTGGAAATCTATTCATCAATAGAGCCTTTTCGGCTTCGTGGCTCGTTGTTCTGGGAGAGGCGAGTTATGCGCTCTATCTCATTCATTATCCAATCCACTCGATCCTGCGCGGATCTATCGAACGTTATGGCTTGCCGATGTTCGCCGTCTTTCTGGCAGGCACGATCGGCCTGAGTGTCGCCAGCTACTATCTGTTGGAGATTCCTGCGCGACGATGGATCCTGAAAAAAGAGCGTGTACGCAGCCTGGAAACGGAAGTCACCAGCGCTATTGCTCAATAA
- the pyrH gene encoding UMP kinase has product MYKRVLLKLSGEALAAGRGFGIDAVFIHKVAEEIASVHALGCQVGIVVGGGNFFRGVAQQAIDMDRVAADHMGMLSTVINAIALQDAIEKRGIFCRVMSAIEMHQVTEPYIRRRAIRHFEKGRIVVFAAGTGNPFFSTDTAAALRAMEVKADILLKATSVDGIYTADPKKDPDATRFEQITYNDILRLNLGVMDTTAVSLCRDNNMPMKVFSMREQGNIVRVASGEKIGSLVTA; this is encoded by the coding sequence ATGTATAAAAGAGTCCTCCTCAAGCTCTCAGGAGAAGCTCTGGCAGCCGGCCGGGGCTTCGGAATCGATGCCGTTTTTATCCACAAAGTAGCCGAAGAGATTGCATCCGTACATGCGCTCGGCTGTCAGGTGGGAATCGTCGTCGGAGGAGGTAACTTTTTTCGAGGCGTCGCCCAGCAGGCGATCGATATGGATCGGGTCGCCGCAGACCACATGGGAATGCTTTCCACGGTGATTAATGCCATCGCCCTGCAGGATGCCATTGAGAAGCGTGGAATCTTCTGCCGGGTCATGAGCGCCATCGAGATGCACCAAGTGACTGAACCCTACATCCGGCGGCGGGCTATCCGGCACTTTGAAAAGGGACGCATTGTCGTCTTTGCTGCCGGTACCGGAAATCCCTTCTTTTCCACCGATACCGCCGCCGCCCTGCGAGCGATGGAGGTCAAGGCTGACATTCTGTTGAAGGCTACCTCAGTGGACGGCATCTACACCGCGGACCCCAAGAAAGACCCGGATGCGACGCGGTTTGAACAGATTACCTATAACGATATTCTTCGGCTCAACCTCGGCGTGATGGACACTACGGCTGTATCTCTATGCCGGGACAATAATATGCCGATGAAGGTCTTCAGCATGCGCGAGCAGGGCAACATCGTTCGCGTAGCCTCAGGGGAGAAGATCGGCTCGCTGGTTACAGCCTGA